The window ATAGTTTATGAAAGCTAGAGTGATCCTTACAATAAATAGTAGAAgataaaatttactaaaaattagtaaatatatgtatttttctttccaaacatATGCTAGAGCCACTAATTAAAGTTTGAACAAGaaattagagagaaagagaaaaactaaattcgaatgtaattaataaaaatcaaattgttaatttagttttgtaaTAACTACAAGTTTGAGGgtcatattaaatatatttctattttaagcTGCTTTTTATCTATTGACCTTATTTTCCTATACTAATATTACCACCGCTCATTATTTCTATTGATTTCCAATTCAATGGAAAAAAGTTagatatgataaaataaaaatatatcccTAACaagtaacaataataattatctcaaaatagttgttaaaaaatattggttaGTTTCGTATATAATTTCCCAACAATTTGGTTATGATTGATGAGTTTGTTAATCTTGAGATGaaactatataattattaaaaagaattgttaTGCTTCTTTCAGTATGTATTGTATGCATAATGCATTGATTATTAGAAACATTATGAAATAtggaaattttaatataattgtaagtcaaatttaaaattaccttttttttttttttttttttttttttttagaaaatgaagttataagtcaaattaaaattatagttgTACATGCAACATGGTTTATGATTTTGGCATGTGGGCTGGTCACAACATAACCTAATTAAAATGTGTATTGTTAAAGTTAATAAGGTAAATGggaatatataaattataaatacatataacacaacaaTTATAGCATTAGGAGagtatttattttgatataaaattatgCATGCAAATTCAACCATAACGTGACAAACCCAGAAAGTCTTTAATCTCAACCGATTTAAGTTGACCTTCGGTTCATTGCATATATATTACTTATGGATCCTATatatttagattaattaaCTTCTCTTTCTCATACTCTCATATACTATATTACTACTATTACTATAACTGGTTGTACTGCTCTCTGCTGTTACTAACAAGTAACAACGGAGCTCCACCTCCACCCGATCtcctaattaattacttatataattaaaactctcttaattaattattatattaatttttttaactaattatttaagTGGATCAAAGTTGACTACTGATCTATAACTCTTCCCTGCTTGCCACCCAGCTGGAATTACGTTGTTAGCAACCACAGTCTTGCCGGAGTCGAGGGCAGTAAGCCTGAGGGAGAAGGGTGCTTGAAGTGCTGAGCCGGAGTCCAGCTTCCAAACTGCACCCCATGACTGCTTCATTGGAATCCATGAGTTTGAGTCCACGGCCCCCTGTTTCAGCTCCACTGAACCAAGTTCCCCATCTCCATCCTCATACTCGATCAGAGCTGCAAAATAGTTCGAGTTCGACCCCGAGTCAACGATGAAATTGATCGACGTTCCTGGATAATTGCATTCCACCCTACCAGCcagatatataaatatatataagactACTTTATTTAACACAACATAGTACCAAAGCAGAAAAAGTAAtctaatttatcaataaaaataaaatattgctaaaaataattaacttttgtgTACTTTTAATTACCTTTTATGTTGAATGTGCAAAACACCGAGACTGCGTAGTTCTTCTGCCCGACCAGTAGCAGCCATAGCACCAAAAGCAGTGCCACTTAGGTCAAAGTGGACGGAGTCGGAAGCACAGGATCCACCGGGACAACTATCAGTTATAACCACTGTCACTGGATTCCCTGAGCATGCGCCTTCTCCAGAGCATTTCACCTGATAACAAGCTCCACAGGCTTGGCCATATTTGTACAAAGAAGGGCCTCCCGCCGCAATAAACGACGAAAATGGCGGTTGCTCCACCGCTTTTCCATACCCACATGAGCCtcctataaataaaaataaaaataacaataacaatacacacacacacacacatatatgcAGTTGGATGAAGTGAGATTAATTAAgatgatattaattttttaattaaaggttggcataaaataaaagtagtgACAAGTGATGATATATAGTAATTAAGtgcaatatatatagtagCTAGGTATAGTACCATCACTCCCAGCACCATCAGGAGGACCGTACCAAGTGGCGACGGCGGGGGACCAATCAGAGTCATCGGACTGATACTTGGAGACGTTAAAGGATTTGGGATGGAAGCAAAAGGAAGGGGGGGCAAGTGAAAGAGAGATGATAAGGGcagcaaagaaaagaaaatgtgtcattattttacttaaaGATATGGTGTGTGCAAACTTAATTAGTCTGTGGAGTGTATGTGACTATGTGTGTGGGTTCTCAATGGGTTAAGAGTTTGGCCTATTTATAGACTTCCTCATCCCCTCCCTTTCCAACTATACCTTCCTCATCAATTACTTTtgcttattattatatatttcttcactTTATGCCCATGCATCATGGgagtttgtatatatatatattttcttaggCAACAATACAAGCCAACCTTTTCGGCGGGTGATGTCCgttttgatcatttttattaaaaaaaaaaaaagtgaaaatataatacatacaaattatttttaaaattacaaattaacttttaatctGAGAGATATAAAAAGCACACACtcaatcattatttttatttacccCTCAAATCAACTCTGCGACCTATACCATAGTTTCTGGCCACCTCACAGAATTATGGgtataaaaagtaaaacatattcattttgttttcccTTAGTTCAATTCATGTGTACATATATCTCTATCGTAACACATCATTAACTTGTCATTGTAGATATAGATTAATTAGTAATAATTGGTATACCCAAACCCAGTGGAAAAACTTATTGTAATATAATTGGATGGTATGTTACGTTTATTAGGGAGGGAGATCATACAAAAGTTAAAGTTCACGTATGACGAACATTGATTGCCGCCGGCCTCCTAAATTCAGATAATTTGAATTCTCTCTCCCTAAGGGTTTCCTAAATTCAGATAATTAGTTAtagttttttcaattcaataaaatgaTGGATCTTTATCTTAGGCGTATTTCGTAATTTCCTTATTCACTAGGCTCTTGGGAGTTAGtgccaaatttaaaaaaactgagggtataaaagaaataataagaagaaagatccaaaagagaaataataaagaaaagattgattgaaatttgaagatgTGGAAAAGGAGAGAGGGAGGGGGATAGGGTTGGTTAATGGAGGTTATTTAGGCGTTGAATTCCCAATGTCACATATTACGCCCTAAAACAGTCCACCATCTTCGCACGTGCCCCTCTCCTTAgtccttctttttcttctttgccctaatttttcgttttcttttcccAACACTAACAAACACTTTTACTTAACTGTTTTCTACTctcaacatatatttatatatttattactatatattttccattttcattccAATTATTTCAACACTTTTACTCTtccttcattattatttcaatcaatcgtatcttttaatttgacTTAACTACATTTTTTTCCCAATCAATTTTTGACTTTTTCCcacaattttatataaattatattcatataatCCCTTAATTAtgctctctcttttttcctaattATCAATCCAAACCTCCAGTGTTCACAACAGCAGAGATTTACtgatacaattttctttttttcaacatttaaatatgggtttaataactatttcactttttgttttaaaaatattttcaagttcaagtccaagtttttctcttaaaatgaaaatattcagaaatggaagaacttttactaaaaacaaaaagtaaattatggaggaaacaaaaatagttttaactttgagtttatatatataaatgaaaggaTACGATtagacacttttttttatgaagcATATCTCAATtggtatataatatatttgttaacgATCAAATCTTTCTATCCCTCGGATGgtactcaaaaaaaaaaaaaccgacCATAGTACTCTATATTTATgtagaaaaagagaggaagaagtgTGGTAGCAATTTGAAGGAGGCAGAAGCACATGGGTAATGGGTTTATAAACGTCAGGTTGAGAAAATTGAAGGGACGAAAAAGATCGAGTGCTCAAATTTCTTGTGATAAGGTTAAATAAAATCGAAGAAAATTACGAAATAAGCAACCAAATCACATGCCAATCACTTTCACtaatttcttatattaatcccaaatttaattcactGCGTCAACAGATtacacaaataattaaatatattaatcccatattaattacttctttattattattattattttgcattgAACATATCATGTATTGTAATTAGCATAATTACGCTTTAAACTCTTGCATTCATACACTCTCAAAAGggtttgataattattagGGATTGGGAGAATTCTCCAATACTTGTTTTCTCTGTAGAATAATCAATCGGTACATAGTTGATAGTACCATTTTATACACCAAAGTTTCCTTCAATTtgggaatatatataaataacatatttgttaaaaacaaatccaaaagaacattaataattaaagacaTGATGAATATttgagtaataataatttaaatcttcaagtgtattatatatatatatatatagtatatggATTTATTGATGCGTGCTCTTTGGAATTAATGCCACGTCTACTAAATTTGTCTAACAATTTCTCCCAATGacaaattccaaattaaacCAACCTCTAAATTAACCTTAAATAAGACAAAAGTATGGATCTCATTAGATAtcttttgtattaattaaatatgaaagcatgattatatatcatatttttatttggttgatgGTACCcttccaagaaaaaaaaatagattaaatgATAAACCAATATAGCCTCCGTTATTAATGCAAATTATAAAGGAAATTGTGTAGTTAAGGAGGTCGTTGTTCAATTTGTTTGCATGTTATTTTGATAGTGAAATCTCAACCATAaaccaaaatgtttcattttcaaaaaggTACCAACTATAtgaattcttttttccttttcattcaaaatgataatatatgtatgtatttggcTGATAGCTCCATTAGTCATTTGgattatatttgtttagagATGAGGggtgtttttaattaaaaaggcatagttatggtttatttttttaaaaaaaatatgtagcaTGTGGATGATAATCACcatataattttacttttggaCTTCTTTAGATTGGGTGGAAACAAATGCATACTCCATCTTTTGATAATTAACTTTATGTTTTGGATATTGCATTTGTCTTGCTTAATATGCACTAAGGAAATTTTTAATGGAGTTCTCAAGggcaatttttaaatattgtctTTAGTTATCAAATTAACAGATATGGTTAGTTTTAAGACAAATCTATTAGTAGgtattgtataatttaaaaaccatagacattttaattatctaaagCATGAATAGTAACACATACATTTTGCATATGAACTTTTTctaactcaaaaaaaaaaaaaaaaggttaatacGAGTGTTTTAACTTTGAACTACTTGCATCACGTTTGTGcaatgaaaatttttgaatcagttaattgagtttgaaactaattaaaagtGGACATATGTcccaaattgaatttgaagatAGTCTAAGTCTTCTTTGTCCTTTTAGTTTTACTTAATTAGTTTCATCGTTTTTTGCCTACGTAGGAATTAGAACTTAAaaccatttatattttaatcatatttGTGACAATTGACCACAACATGCAtagtgttttctt of the Cucumis sativus cultivar 9930 chromosome 3, Cucumber_9930_V3, whole genome shotgun sequence genome contains:
- the LOC101219528 gene encoding putative expansin-B2; translated protein: MTHFLFFAALIISLSLAPPSFCFHPKSFNVSKYQSDDSDWSPAVATWYGPPDGAGSDGGSCGYGKAVEQPPFSSFIAAGGPSLYKYGQACGACYQVKCSGEGACSGNPVTVVITDSCPGGSCASDSVHFDLSGTAFGAMAATGRAEELRSLGVLHIQHKRVECNYPGTSINFIVDSGSNSNYFAALIEYEDGDGELGSVELKQGAVDSNSWIPMKQSWGAVWKLDSGSALQAPFSLRLTALDSGKTVVANNVIPAGWQAGKSYRSVVNFDPLK